The Lactuca sativa cultivar Salinas chromosome 2, Lsat_Salinas_v11, whole genome shotgun sequence genome includes a window with the following:
- the LOC111905764 gene encoding aspartic proteinase PCS1: MASVHLLLLFNLFFIFCLFFQSRSSLTSKNAILPLKIKSVSSSIYIQPPKKLPFQHNVSLTVTLAVGSPPQPVTMVLDTGSELSWFHCNKTPTTPLSYDPLHSKSYTPVLCSSPICMTRTRDFTVPASCDPKKLCHATLSYADATSVDGNLAYDTFHFTDSDLPGVIFGCMDMESSSNQDEDSKTTGLMGMNRGSLSFVTQIGFPKFSYCISGQDSTGVLLFGEYNISLLRRPLAYTSMVKMSTPLPYYDRVAYTVQLEGIKVAGTVLPLPKSIFVPDHTGAGQTMIDTGTQFTFLLGPVYTALKNEFLKQTKNVLRVYEDPNFVFQGAMDLCYRVERSRVGLPVLPSVSMMFRGAEMVISGQKLLFKVAGVTKGGDDIHCFTFGNSDLLGIEAYIIGHHHQQNMWMEFDLANNRVGFGEVSCDCVSQKLGIDL, from the coding sequence ATGGCATCTGTTCATCTGCTTCTTCTTTTTAACCTGTTCttcattttttgtttattttttcaaTCAAGATCTTCACTTACATCAAAAAATGCAATTTTACCACTCAAGATTAAATCAGTTTCATCTAGCATCTACATACAACCACCAAAGAAGCTCCCTTTTCAACATAATGTTTCTCTCACCGTCACCCTCGCCGTCGGATCACCTCCACAGCCGGTTACCATGGTCCTCGACACCGGCAGCGAGCTTTCATGGTTTCACTGTAATAAAACACCAACCACACCTCTGTCGTACGATCCATTACATTCCAAATCCTACACCCCTGTTCTCTGTAGCTCCCCCATTTGCATGACCCGAACCCGAGACTTCACTGTCCCCGCTTCTTGCGACCCGAAAAAACTCTGCCACGCTACTCTCTCCTACGCCGACGCCACTTCCGTCGACGGCAATCTCGCCTATGATACCTTCCACTTCACGGATTCGGACCTTCCCGGAGTAATATTCGGTTGCATGGATATGGAATCAAGCTCTAACCAAGATGAGGATTCCAAAACAACCGGGCTAATGGGTATGAACCGGGGGTCGTTATCTTTTGTGACCCAAATTGGGTTCCCAAAGTTCTCGTATTGCATATCGGGTCAGGATTCCACCGGCGTATTACTGTTCGGAGAATATAACATCTCTCTGCTCCGGCGGCCGTTAGCTTACACATCCATGGTTAAAATGTCAACGCCGTTACCGTATTACGACCGGGTGGCATACACGGTTCAGCTTGAAGGAATCAAGGTTGCGGGTACGGTTCTACCCTTGCCGAAATCTATATTCGTACCCGACCACACCGGAGCCGGTCAGACAATGATAGATACGGGTACCCAGTTCACTTTTCTTCTTGGACCTGTTTACACTGCTCTGAAAAACGAGTTCTTGAAACAAACTAAGAATGTATTACGGGTGTATGAGGATCCGAACTTCGTGTTTCAAGGTGCAATGGACCTTTGTTACCGGGTTGAAcggagtcgagtcgggttgcccgtGTTACCTAGTGTGAGCATGATGTTTCGGGGCGCCGAAATGGTTATTTCGGGTCAGAAGCTCCTGTTTAAAGTGGCGGGTGTAACCAAGGGTGGTGATGACATACATTGCTTTACGTTTGGGAATTCAGATTTGTTAGGAATTGAAGCATACATCATTGGACATCACCATCAACAAAATATGTGGATGGAATTTGATCTTGCAAACAATCGGGTCGGGTTTGGTGAGGTTAGCTGTGATTGTGTAAGTCAAAAGCTTGGAATTGACTTGTAA